In the Pseudomonas orientalis genome, one interval contains:
- a CDS encoding flagellar hook-length control protein FliK — MPVAPNSLLQAAPAAKPQAPVATPAAAAADPRDKGPGFAQVFANQGAKPALKTDSAPAKSAPTAADDTAAASTPALADSGNPLPAKPSDADDAAEDTPADPSLTQQPPTDAPVDPALMATVTPVAVPLQTPAPAVAVENDTPQPVAAAVAVAVVDEAKPPAFDPAADPLDAMPAVRLAMEQGGHVSASSQASQKAAPTIPQDQPTAAQNFAAGLATMVDQQATKDSTEQGGDKAFGALIDDGLKDLKDAGSDTRVDDFANRLAALTQAATPKTANALPPVVNAPLAMHQSGWTEEVVNRVMYLSSASLKSAEIQLQPAELGRLDIKVNMTPDQQAQVTFMSGHAVVREALENQSGRLREMFAQQGMGQVDVNVSDQSRGQEQQQQQGQARGVSASAGRGGDSGGQVEVAEAVAPVTQTVIGSSAVDYYA, encoded by the coding sequence ATGCCAGTCGCTCCCAATTCGCTCCTTCAGGCTGCCCCTGCGGCCAAGCCTCAAGCGCCTGTCGCCACCCCTGCGGCAGCGGCTGCGGACCCACGGGACAAGGGCCCTGGCTTCGCTCAAGTGTTCGCCAACCAGGGTGCCAAACCAGCCCTGAAAACCGACAGCGCCCCGGCCAAATCGGCGCCGACAGCGGCCGACGACACCGCTGCCGCCAGTACGCCGGCGCTTGCCGATAGCGGCAATCCCTTGCCTGCCAAGCCGTCCGATGCCGACGATGCGGCCGAGGATACGCCCGCCGACCCGTCCCTGACGCAACAGCCCCCGACCGATGCGCCGGTGGATCCAGCCTTGATGGCCACGGTCACACCCGTCGCCGTCCCGCTGCAAACGCCGGCACCTGCGGTGGCTGTGGAGAATGACACGCCTCAACCGGTGGCTGCCGCGGTCGCCGTCGCCGTGGTCGATGAGGCCAAGCCGCCGGCCTTCGACCCGGCAGCCGATCCTCTGGACGCCATGCCCGCCGTGCGCCTGGCGATGGAGCAGGGCGGTCATGTGTCCGCCAGCAGCCAGGCGTCGCAGAAAGCTGCGCCAACCATTCCCCAGGATCAACCGACCGCCGCGCAGAATTTCGCGGCCGGCCTGGCCACGATGGTCGATCAACAAGCCACCAAGGACAGCACCGAGCAGGGCGGCGACAAAGCCTTCGGCGCGCTGATCGATGACGGCCTCAAGGACCTCAAGGACGCCGGCAGCGACACCCGCGTGGATGACTTCGCCAACCGCCTGGCCGCGCTGACCCAGGCCGCCACGCCGAAAACCGCCAACGCCTTGCCACCCGTAGTCAACGCCCCGCTGGCCATGCACCAGAGCGGCTGGACCGAAGAAGTGGTCAACCGCGTGATGTACCTCTCCAGCGCCAGCCTCAAGTCGGCCGAAATCCAATTGCAGCCGGCCGAACTGGGGCGTCTGGATATCAAGGTCAACATGACGCCCGACCAGCAGGCCCAGGTCACGTTCATGAGCGGCCATGCGGTGGTGCGTGAAGCGCTGGAAAACCAGTCCGGCCGCTTGCGCGAGATGTTCGCCCAGCAGGGCATGGGGCAGGTGGATGTGAACGTGTCCGACCAATCCAGGGGGCAGGAACAGCAGCAACAGCAGGGCCAGGCGCGGGGTGTGAGCGCCAGCGCAGGACGCGGTGGCGACAGCGGCGGCCAAGTGGAGGTGGCTGAGGCCGTCGCGCCGGTGACTCAGACGGTGATCGGCTCCAGCGCCGTCGACTACTACGCCTGA
- the fliL gene encoding flagellar basal body-associated protein FliL: MAKSDDAATPPAGKGKLKLILLIVLGLLLAIGASVGGTWYIMHSSASKPAPAAETATNVKQPAIFEPMLPAFVANYNQNGRQRYLQVSITLLARNQADLDALKVHMPVIRNNLVMLFSGQSFDSLATPVGQEMLRQKVTASVQEVAQKELGKVVVEQALFTNFVLQ, encoded by the coding sequence ATGGCGAAGAGCGACGACGCAGCAACTCCCCCCGCAGGCAAAGGCAAGCTCAAGCTGATCCTGCTGATTGTGCTGGGCCTGCTCCTGGCCATCGGCGCCTCGGTTGGCGGCACCTGGTACATCATGCACAGCAGTGCAAGCAAACCGGCACCCGCCGCCGAAACCGCCACTAACGTCAAGCAACCGGCAATCTTCGAACCGATGCTGCCGGCCTTTGTCGCCAACTACAACCAGAACGGTCGCCAACGCTACTTGCAGGTGAGCATCACCTTGCTGGCGCGCAACCAGGCGGACCTGGACGCGCTCAAGGTGCACATGCCGGTGATCCGCAACAACCTGGTGATGCTGTTCTCGGGCCAGAGCTTCGACAGTCTGGCCACGCCGGTGGGCCAGGAAATGCTGCGCCAGAAGGTCACTGCCAGCGTGCAGGAAGTGGCCCAGAAAGAGCTCGGCAAAGTCGTGGTCGAGCAGGCGCTCTTCACTAACTTCGTATTGCAGTAG
- the fliM gene encoding flagellar motor switch protein FliM, producing the protein MAVQDLLSQDEIDALLHGVDDGLVQTEMAAEPGSVKSYDLTSQDRIVRGRMPTLEMINERFARYTRISMFNMLRRSADVAVGGVQVMKFGEYVHSLYVPTSLNLVKIKPLRGTALFILDAKLVFKLVDNFFGGDGRHAKIEGREFTPTELRVVRMVLEQAFIDLKEAWQAIMEVNFEYINSEVNPAMANIVGPSEAIVVSTFHIELDGGGGDLHVTMPYSMIEPVREMLDAGFQSDLDDQDERWVKALREDLLDVDVPLSATVARRQLRLRDILHMQPGDVIPVELPEELIMRANGVPSFKVKLGSHKGNLALQVIEPINRR; encoded by the coding sequence ATGGCCGTGCAAGACCTGCTGTCCCAGGATGAAATCGACGCGCTGTTGCATGGCGTCGACGATGGTCTGGTACAGACCGAAATGGCTGCCGAGCCCGGCAGCGTCAAAAGTTATGACCTGACCAGCCAGGATCGCATCGTCCGTGGACGCATGCCGACCCTTGAAATGATCAACGAACGTTTCGCCCGTTACACCCGCATCAGCATGTTCAACATGCTGCGCCGCTCGGCGGACGTGGCGGTGGGCGGTGTGCAGGTGATGAAGTTCGGTGAATACGTACACTCGCTGTACGTACCCACCAGCCTTAATCTGGTCAAGATCAAGCCGTTGCGCGGCACCGCGCTGTTCATTCTGGATGCCAAGCTGGTGTTCAAACTGGTGGACAACTTCTTCGGTGGCGACGGTCGTCACGCCAAGATCGAGGGCCGTGAATTCACCCCCACCGAACTGCGCGTGGTGCGCATGGTGCTGGAGCAGGCCTTTATCGATCTGAAGGAAGCCTGGCAGGCGATCATGGAAGTCAATTTCGAGTACATCAACTCGGAAGTGAACCCGGCCATGGCCAACATCGTCGGGCCCAGCGAAGCCATTGTGGTGTCCACGTTCCACATCGAGCTCGATGGCGGCGGCGGCGACCTGCACGTGACTATGCCGTACTCGATGATCGAGCCGGTGCGCGAAATGCTCGACGCCGGTTTCCAGTCCGATCTCGACGACCAGGACGAACGCTGGGTCAAGGCCCTGCGCGAAGACCTGCTCGACGTCGATGTGCCCCTGAGCGCCACCGTGGCCCGTCGCCAACTGCGCTTGCGTGACATTCTGCACATGCAGCCGGGGGACGTGATCCCCGTGGAATTGCCGGAAGAACTGATCATGCGCGCCAACGGCGTGCCGTCGTTCAAGGTCAAGCTCGGCTCTCACAAAGGCAACCTGGCGTTGCAAGTGATCGAACCGATCAACCGCCGCTGA